DNA from Longimicrobiales bacterium:
AGCGGAAGCCTTTGTCCGGCAAGGCTTCGAGGCCGCGCAGGTGCTCGACGATGGGAACGCCTGCGCCGAGCAGGACCGTGTGGACCGGTCGGCGGCCGTCCGCTGTGTCGTCGATGTTGAGGGAATCGATGCCGACCAGTGCGGCGCCCGCGTCCAGGAGCGCCTCGGCTGCCCGCTCCGTCATGAAGGGGTGCCCCTCGAAGTAGGAGGGCGTTCGCCAGTGGCGTGCCCAGCCCGTGTGCACGAGGACCGCGTGGCCGCGCACTTCCACGTTCTCGAACACGTCTGCATCCAGAATCCGGCCGCGTCCCTCCGCTCTCACGACGATTCCTGGCACCTCCGCCAGTCCGGTCAGGTCCAGTGCAGCGATGTCGCGCCCCGTCTCGAACCGGTGGAACGGGCTGTCGATGTAGGTACCCGTGTTGCCGACCATCTCGATGCGGCCGATCTGGAACTCCGTGCCGGGCGCATAATGCGCGTGCGAGGCCGAGCGGCTCAGGTGATCCACGATCACGGGTGCCGGCAGGCCGGGATACGTGAGCATGCCGGCCTCGATGGTATGGCTCAGGTCGATGTATCGGCGCATGGCAGGCCTTTGTTTCACCGCGGAGGCGCGAAGG
Protein-coding regions in this window:
- a CDS encoding cyclase family protein; translation: MRRYIDLSHTIEAGMLTYPGLPAPVIVDHLSRSASHAHYAPGTEFQIGRIEMVGNTGTYIDSPFHRFETGRDIAALDLTGLAEVPGIVVRAEGRGRILDADVFENVEVRGHAVLVHTGWARHWRTPSYFEGHPFMTERAAEALLDAGAALVGIDSLNIDDTADGRRPVHTVLLGAGVPIVEHLRGLEALPDKGFRFSAVPAPVRGMGSFPVRAFASMQG